The Primulina huaijiensis isolate GDHJ02 chromosome 10, ASM1229523v2, whole genome shotgun sequence region AATCTAGTATGATTGAGTAACATTTTTCTATTTCAACTTTTGTAGTGATCCAACTTTTCACTTCATGTGCCAACATTTGTATCAACTCATTTCGAGTTTTAGGACCAAGATATGTATATTAATGAATCTCATATGCTTGAATACACTGAATGTACGTTGGCATTATAGGATCAAACTcaataataatttcaataatttgtaAGAAGTTGTAATTGTTtgcaacataaatattttatttttgcaagTCTTCTCATAACATCATATATTATCTTTAACACTAGTTtccaatgtttttttttttttttggggttaaTTTCGACTTGCAAAATTTAATCTATTgtcatatttttttgtaatattctTTTCAATTCAATCCATGTGGTCATGCGATAAATACGCTTCTTATCGCTTCATGATTTCCAAGGATCCGACTCAAATTATGCCAATATTTGTGCCCATCAAAAGCCAATTGTGGGACCTTCTCGATCACCTTTCTCTTTCCTTTTATTACATGGGAAAGTAAGATGTTTGTTGTCGCCACGGTTTGAACTGCATGCGGTAAATGGTGTCAAAGTTAAAAGGTTTTAATTGAAGCTGCCACTTGTGGAAGATGTTGGCTCGGGTGCAGATACATGAGGCAGTTAACTGCattatatattgtatatattgTAGCGGCAACGGTGGTTGATACAATCAAGGTTGTAAGTAATAATAATTGTATTAATTGCACGTTGATGTTCACATACAcaacaatacttataaatagtATGGATCCGACAGTAGAGAGAATTTGGGTGCACACGTAGCTACAATTAAGATTATTAGTAGCCCTTAATTTTTTATGTGCAATGAGTAAATTCTCAAGATAGCGAAGACAATAATTTGCAAACCACGTTAGTCAGTTAAATCGTACTGTGTGAAATGCTTGTCCGAAAATTTTTTGTTTCACCAATTAGAGATGACAATGAGTCGGATTCGGATATGATTTCATATATTCGATCCTCATTcccatttatttattatatttattattatcccCATTCACAtattcatcatcatcatatatatatcaattttcaaCATCATCGACACATAAGATTAGATATTCATACTTTACACAAATATCATATAAACTACAAttgtattttttcaaatttgaattatttaatttgataaagtTATGGATATTTATCAAATTCTTAAGAGACCATAAAACAAAATGTTGAAGTTAAAAATTAACAAACTAAACATCATAtaagaaataacaaaatattagaaatattttatccaaattttaTTATCTTAAAAGAAATGAAATCAGGTCTATACTAATATTGTTTTTAGTTACATCCAACTATCATCATTCAACAAAAAGCTTGgtattcaaaaataattattcaacaaaTAAGATTAAACATCTACAGAAACATTTttctattataaataaatatgtactcataataaatatatatacatttatgtTGTAATTTAATCGGATATTCGAGGCTATGACCCATCTTCAACCCGAAGTTTTTATCCCTTATTATTTGACGTAGTCCAAAAAATCACTTCGTTCAGATCGATTATGCTATTCTCAAACGAAGTTCGGTGAAAATTCACAATGACTCACAACCTTTGATCTTGAGTAGAGATCACATTGTCCAATCCAATTCCTTATCCATCCTCGACAGAGACAGACAGACCGCActattctttctttctttctactGCCAACTCAAAGAAAATTAGAAGCATCACTCAGCAGCAGCGATGGCCCTTTCCATTGCATTTTCTGCGCCTACTACGCATGTTTGCTGCTCTCAGAACTCCACCATTTCCTCTCCAACCTTGCTGAAAAACTTCAAGTTCCCTCGGTTCTGGCCCTGGCAAAAGgtaacccccccccccccccccccccccccccccccccccccNCGTCTGTTGAGCGTTGATATGAAGTaatccttcattattttgaattgGGTTTCTGAAATTGTTAAATGGATCACTTGACACTTGATAGATAAGTAGATAAGCTGCACTAGAAATAATACCCATCTCATGTGTATATATACGGACTCTCAATGTAaaacaaaaatgatttttccttCAATGAGATAGTACCATTTTCTCCTTGAGCTTGATATTCTTCAATGGCTGCCTTGGATGCCAACtctaacatggtatcagagcattgcTTCCGCATCTAACTAAATACAGATCTTTCAATTTCATGGCGAGTCATACCACTACGCTTGGATTCAATGATCCACTCTACCTGCATCCTTCGGATGCTCCGGGGATCTCTCTGGTTCAGGATCCGCTCATTGGCGCGGAAAACTACAATGTCTGGAGTAGAGCAATGTTGATTTCTCTGCGAGCAAAGAACAAATTAGGTTTCATCAATGGATCATGTGTTCGTCCAGCAATTGCGCACCCGACCTTACATCAATGGGAGCGGTGCAATGCAATTGTTCTTTCCTGGACCATGAATTCTGTTTCGAAGGAAATCTTCAGTGGTATCATCTACTGCACTGACGCTTCCAAAGTTTGGGGAGATCTGAAAGAACGGTTTGACAAGATCTGTGGATCTACCCGCCGAAGTGCCATCTTCGTCTACCCAAGCTAATAATCAAGCCACCAATAACAGACACATGTCTACTCCTACAGTTTCTTCCTTAAATGCTTGTAACATTTCTCATTGTAATGACATTGATATTGATATATGGCATAAAAGATTTGGTCACTTATCAGTGTCTCGTTTACAATTCTTACCctttattaagcaaaaatctCTCACACATCATTGCACGGTTTGTCCTCTATCTAAGCAAACCAGACATGTATTCCCCACAAAAGCTAGCTCATTGTCTCCCCATGCTTTTTATCTTTTACACATTGATATATGGGGTCCCTATAAACATCAAACCTATAATGGATTCAAGTATTTTCTTACCgtggttgatgatttttcaagaagcACTTGGGTTTTTCTTATGCACTTCAAATCAGACACTCTACAAATCCTTAAACAATTTTTCGCCTTTGCCTCAAATCATTTTGATAAACCCATAAAATACATTCGGACCGACAATGCTTATGAATTTTTCAGCACTGAATGTCGAACATATTTGTCTTCAATGGGCATCATTCATCAAAGCTCCTGTCCTTACACTCCACAGCAAAATGGTTTAGTTGAGCGTAAGCATAGACACATACTCAATATTGCTCGAGCCATAAAATTCCAGAGTTCAATTCCTGATTCATATTGGGGTGAATGTGTTCTTCATGCAGCCTATTTAATTAATCGAACACCAACTCCTCTGCTTGCCAACAAAACACCCTTCGAGTGTCTATTCAATAAACCACCGAACTACTCGCATTTCAAGATTTTTGGTTGCCTATGCTATGCATCCAATCTCAAACCTAGTCACAAATTTGATGTTCGAGCTAAACCGTATGTGTTTATGGGTTATCCTGCAAATCAGAAAGGCTTTAAACTCCTTGATCTATCCACTCAAGAATTCATTGTCTCTCGAGATGTTGTTTTCCATGAGAACATTTTTCCATTTTCCTCACATCATCGTGATTGTGCCTCTTTCCATCACCTTTGCAGttagatgatgatgatgattttcCACAGAGTTCTATACCTGCACATACTCCCACGATGGATGTGCCTCCAACTGCTATCTCTACCTCTTCCACAAGACCTCCCAGATCACATCGTCCTCCCCAATGGACTAAAGACTATGTATGCTCTCACACTTGCTCTACCCCATACAACCTTCTTGATCATATATCTTACAACAATATATCATCTTCACACCGGTCCTTCTTGGCTTGTATTTCCCAAACCACCGCACCCACAAGCTACTCTGCTGCAGCCGCTGATCCAAAATGGCGTGCAGCCATGGAAGCTGAGATTTATGCTCTAGAAGCTAACCGCACTTGGGTAATTGTTCCTCTGCCCCCGGGAAAGAAAACTATCGGTTGCAAATGGATATACAAAATCAAACACAAAGCTGATGGCAGCATAGATAGATTCAAAGCCCGCCTTGTCGCCAAAGGTTACACCCAATAATATGGCATTGACTATATTGACACATTTTCACCGGTTGCCAAGATCGTTACGGTTCGTTGTGTTTTAGCTATGGCTGCAGCAAAGAACTGGCCATtacatcaaatggatgtcacCAACGCCTTTCTTCAAGGTGATTTATATGAGGAGATCTACATGTCTATTCCTCAAGGGTTTGAAAGGCAACGTCCAAATCATGCTTGCAAACTCCTTAAATCCTTGTATGGCTTGAAGCAAGCATCTCGTCaatggaatttaaaattttgtgaaatCATGCAGCATGCTGGTTACTCACAGTCACTTCATGATCACTCTCTATTTTACAAGAGACAAGGTAGTTCGGTCACCTTACTTCttctttatgttgatgacattgtcATCACGTGTAATAATTATATTGCAATTGATGCTCTAAAAGAATGTTTGCATAAGCATCTTGCCATTAAGGACCTTGGACACCTGAAATATTTCTTGGGGATTGAGGTCGCTGGATCAAAGGCCGGTGTTTGTTTGAACCAACGCAAATATGCGCTGGAGTTGCTCTCGGATACAGGAATGACTGGTTGCAAGCCATATGATACTCCAATGGAACAACACTTAAAACTCACTACACTTGAACATGATCAGCTCACCAAGACTACTGATTCTGATCCTCCATTGGCTGATCCAGCTTCTTATCAACGTTTAGTTGGACGCCTGATTTATCTCACGATCACTCGCCCAGACATATGTTTTGCGGTTCAATCTCTTAGTCAGTTCATGCAACATCCAAAGCAATCACATATGAATGCAGCGCTTCGAGTTCTTGGATATATCAAGGGTAACCCATCTTTCGGCATTTTCTTGTCTGTTGCTAGTGACTTACAACTTTCTGCATATTGTGATTCTGATTGGGGTTCTTGTCCAATGAGTCGGAAATCTTTGACTGGATATGTGATCAAACTTGGGGCTTCGGTGATTTCTTGGAAAACAAAAAAGCAAAAACACGGTTTCTCGTTCATCCGCCGAAGCTGAATATCGATCCATGGCTACAACTGCTTGTGAAATCACTTGGCTTCGAAGTCTTCTAGCAGACATGGGCCTCATTATCACTCTGCCTACTCCTCTTTTCTGCGATAATCAGGCAGCAATCCACATTGCCGCAAATCCACTATATCATGAACGCACGAAGCACATTGAAACAGATTGTCACTTTATCCGTGAAAAGATCCGTTCTCATATAATTACCACATCTCATATCCACACTCGACAGCAGCCGGCAGACATATTCACCAAGGCCTTGAGTTCAGAACAACATCACCATTTCTTATCCAAGCTTGACATGTTAAACATATTACAAGCTTGAGGGGGTGTGTTAAATGGATCACTTGACACTTGATAGATAAGTAGAAAAGCTGCACTAGAAATAATACCCATCTCATGTGTATATATACAGACTCTCAATGTAaaacaaaaatgatttttccttCAATGAGATAGTACCATTTTCTCCTTGAGCTTGATATTCTTCAATGGCTGCCTTGGATGCCAACTCTAACAGAAATAAATATTAAGGACCCAAAACACAATGTCCTACAGTTCTTCAATTCGTGGTGATTGGTGAATTGGAATTTGAAagtgaaatttattattttagagACTGTGTGTGGCTTAAAAGGTTATGTTTTGTCCCCTTGAtgtgttgtatattgtgatttTCAGGTAAAGGTTGGCCCTTTAAGTGTATCTCCAATGGGATTTGGGACATGGGCATGGGGTAATCAGATTTTATGGGGTTATCAAGAATCCATGGACAGTGAGCTTCAGCAGACTTTTAATCTTGCTGTTGAGAATGGGATTAATCTATTTGATACAGCTGATTCTTATGGCACTGGAAAGTTGAACGGACAGAGTGAAAAGCTTCTTGGAAAGTTCATCCGTGAGCTGAAAGGTTGATCATGTTTCTGTTCTGCGAAATGTagtttaatgaattaaaatggGGGTGAAAGGTTTGTAGCAAATTTCAGCTGATCCACGACTAAGTCTTATCTTACAATGATGAGGATATTGTTGCATTAGTTTTAGAATACCATGATGTCCGCCTCCTAAGAAGTCAAACTTCAGGTAGATTATATGTTTTGGCTCATCATCAGTTTAGACTCTTTCTGGGCTGCAACTTTCACTGTAAtgtctttcttggtttgatTTACCCTCATTATCCAGAGATTAGGCTCGATTCCTCTCTTCGTACATGTGGTTCAGGTACTTATAGATAGGTTGGGGTCTGTCTAACACTCCATCACACGGTGGTTTccttttaattttaaaacatcTCCAGAAAACAATACTGTAGCGAGGTTCAAAGTTTGTGAATGAAGCAATTACTTTCTGAAGGCATCGATcttatttgttttgttttttctctctttattgAAGGGAAGAAGCAGGTGCAGGATAATATCGTTATTGCGACAAAATTTGCTGCATACCCCTGGCGCTTGAGACCTAACCAATTTGTCGATGCCTGCAAGTATGATTCATTGTCATTTTTCGTCACCTGTATTTTTCTATTAAACTGTTCTTCGGAGAAAACTGTGGATACACACATTTTGGACATTTTTCTTGACCTGTTTGTTTAAATTTCATCCTAGCATGTACAAAAGCCTTTGTTTTGTTATCTCTTGCAATTCATAAATGCATATACACACAAACTCTTCCTTGACATGAATAACTGATACTTTAATTTCATTCTCTCAAGTATATAAATCAACGAGGAATGTTTCCAGGTCGTCATTGAATAGGATGCAACTTGATCATATTGGAATAGGGCAGTTACACTGGTCGACTGCGAACTATGCCCCTCTGCAGGAGAGAGCTCTTTGGGATGGTTTAGTGGCAATGTACGAGAAGGTTACCATGAACTTGTAAATTACTTGCAATAAGGGATCATATTGATTGCAACCATGAAAATGCCTCATTCAATAAGGGGTGGGCTGAATCGAGTATATTTTTTAGATCTCCCTCGCTATCCTGGATCTGCCCCTGCACTTTGATACCAATCCCTGTTGTTGGTCATCCCTTCTACTAATTTTCTTAGCCCGTTTGTGAATACACTTGTTTTTTGTCATCTTGGTTCAATTATAAACTCCACGGCCCTAAAACTTTTCCTTATATTTTCAATTAAGAAGGATACCCCAtttcattttcttgtttttatcATATTCATAGTCTTGTTTTGTTGTGCATCTAGATAATCACAATGATGTTTTTGGAATGATAATTTTGTGTTGCAGGGATTGGTACGAGCAGTTGGTGTTAGCAATTATGGACCAAAGCAGCTATTAAAGATATATGATTACCTTAAAGAACGAGGAGTGCCACTATGCTCAGCTCAGGTCCTATATTGTCTTCACACTTCCCTATAACTTATATTTGAATTTAAGGGAAAATATATGTGCACATTATGATCAAGAGCAGTGACCTTTTGCTCTTCAGATTTCATTAAATCACCCCTCCCAATCTGACGCCTAAACGGTAGAATTTAATTTTGCTAATCTATGAGTAGGTCCAGTTTTCACTTCTGAGCATGGGAAAAGACCAAGTGGAAATCAAGGAGATATGCAACTCTCTGGATATTCGTTTGATTTCTTACAGTCCTCTAGGACTTGGAATGCTTACCGGAAAATACACTTCTTCCAATCTTCCAAGGGGACCTCGGTACATCAGAATTTTTACTTAGTCTATTTCAACTAGTAAACTTAGATTATGTGGCGGATCCAAGAATTCAGGTAAAAGAGTGGGGGCAAGATGGGGAGGAGGGATGAGATGGTTGGCTCAGTGGATTTTTGGGGAATGAAAATTTACGGTCTTacaaaaataatgaataaattcagaaaacttgtgtgagaagcTGGATCCGCACTTCAGTAAAGTACATTATTGaccttgttgaatatcaatattcaatcttgTAGGGGTTTTCTATTTCGACAAATTTTACCTGGACTCGAGCCTCTGCTGAATTCACTCAAAGAAATTGCACAAAAAAGGAGGAAAAGCATACCTCAGGTACGACTTTGTTAGCTTGATCCTTATCACTATGCATTAGCCTTTGTTCCAGCTGATTTGTTAGCTAACATAAGATTATGCAATTAGGTTGCTATAAACTGGTGCATCTGCAAAGGAACAATTCCAATTCCTGGTGTAAAATCAGTTAAACAGGCTGAAGAAAACCTAGGTGCTCTTGGTTGGCAACTCACGTCAGATGAGTTGCTTCAGTTAGAATATGCAGCTCTTGAATCTCCTCGGAAGATGATTCAAAACATCTTTCAGACAAGGCAAGTTACGTTACTGTTTGGTTGGATAGAAATTAGCTGAAACCTACAACTTATTGTATTTCGGAAGCTCTAAATTTGTGTTTttagataaattatttttactttaaGATCCGTTTATCATGGTCTCAGCAGCTATGAAAAGTTTTCTTGATTTCGATTTTCCTCTCTGCAGAGAAAGTAACAGTCATTTGATTCTTTGTTTGCACGTACTACAGATGAGTCACTCACTCCTAGCATAGCGCAGTAAAATGGAGTTGTACGGGGCAATAAAATTTGGCAGGAAAGGAGGGTCATAATTAGAAGGAAAGTTCAAACGTTGATCGATATGTGGATGATTGTGGTTGCTGATTCTTCTTTGACATTGCTGTTTTTAGGTATATTTTGGCATCTTTCAATGCCAAACGTTTACCATGTAGTTACTAAAGCAGTGTAAATTCAGAGAAAGAAAGACTCTTTTTGGCGCagctttttcttgtttttggttTTTTAGTAAGCCATGCAAAATTTACGTCAAAAAACATGTTGGCAGGCTGTATTTTGatgtttttacgtgttttaagGCACAGCATGAAGAGAACTGCCTGTTTTATTTAAACCAATATTTGATTTAAACTTTTAGtatctagtttttttttctaattcttaactaatttatttaaaccaatattttataatttcttaactTTACATTATACTAAATCAAGtagactatttttaaaataaatttatcttaTAAATATATGTGAATTAGGATAAAAATTATCATTCGTGTTTATTGTGAGTAAAtataaaaacgaaaaaaaattaaagttcatttttaaaactttttcgaAGATagattattttgtaaaaaatatatatatttcctaaTCTAAAGTTTGGTCCAAAGTTTTTAATCTATCCATTTCATCTGTTTCGAAATATAAGACCAtccatacatacatatatatatatattatatacatacatatatatatatatatttcaactaATGTATGTTCAACTTTGTGTCAAATGAATGGCACACCATCATACAAAATAAAGTTATcatcaaatttattttctactaaCTTGTTAAATTTGCAAGAAGTATATTATTTTGAGAATATATCGGACTGAAATCATCTTTGACAGACCAAAAAATCTTACCTTTATCAGCCTTGGGATTCACAAAATTCGACCTCATCCTACTCGGAGTCTGTGTCGCTTCCCTATTCTCGAACCGAACACAGAGGATAAGCGGTGGGTCACACGCCGGGTTTTATTTTCTTCAGATTAAGTTGTACGTACATTCTCTTGAAAGAAAATAATGTGTGTTTCAGTGTGGTAACTTTACTCAAAATGAGATTAATGTATATGTTTTTTGCACATGGTTGCATATGTAATATTGTATAGAAAAACATATGGATGCTTTCATTTCAAGCATGTTTTAAACAGAACTAACTACCAAGCATGATTTTGTCTCGCCTGACCATTGGAATATGGGACTTTTGGCTGAACGCTCACCAAATCCTTGATTTTCGTATTTGTTTGGTACATATCCTATGCTCAAATCTCACATTTTCTGGTtctcaaatttttatataaaatatacaaattaATCAAAACTTGGCcaacatttaatttttaataaatgaatGTAACTAGGTAAAAACTTAAATTACTAcatgtgactttatatgtgaatttcattttatctccttattaattgtttgttttACATTAATTGTTTACTTTAAATATGTCTTTTCTTTctccttattcatattttaaatatgtgtgattattagtatttattttttttcgtcTATCcgcattataatatgttatttttatccaatgatatcttttcattatgtaaattagtatttggtttttttatgcCTACCTAcgttataatatattatttttaatccaattatttagattttttatttatcttttcattatttaaattaaattaattaaagtttagaaataactcattatggaattgtgatttttcttttttgtccaaaaattgtgggttgttgagATATTTTGGAAGTCACTCAAAATTAAGTGTCAAAGTTGAAATCTGAGTTGTATTTCtggattcctgacaatatgttcgtcaacatattatttttaagttagttttatcagtatcgTGACGGctaaatatgtttattacattatataaatattatcatctctttaaattaatattcacttttatgtttgacatattataggtcttggtaaaatgagaaataataaactcaaacaaacgaatacacaaaagtctggggcgaaaccagaattatatggtagcagaaataaatatataattttttagtgaatttattgatgttaagatgtataacaaattttatatcataatatataaaatttcaaccttataaatgaaataaatcaaacatatatgaaatatacaaaattttcttacatatacaatcaagtaatttattataattgtattttattctacaagaattcttgtcaaactcagtgattgtggatttaacatctattaaatctGCAAACTAAATAGCatgtcaattaaactaattgagtaatcacatatttttgaattttttaattaattttttatcttgataatttgtttcatttaatattttaaattataaaacaccattactataactaaagacacacttttttaaatatttataaggactcaatcactaactcatatgaaaaaacatttatcgacatattatattgaaaacattctaattaattcagcgcatttgctgaaaattttctaattaattaagaaaattcatttacaataatcatatttaatctttttgggctaacaccatttattttataagatattcatcgcaattctttatttgtatgttaatctttaaatttgaattatgatgcatattgtttttctaaaagttcttagataatgatttaatacatttattcgacacttcaatattaacattttaaaatatattaattttaaattgtatgcgtgcaacacttctaatcatgattataaaaattcaatgaaaattctaaaaacgaattaggtagaacataaaaaaattacataattaatcaaaagagtgaaaataaaaactaaataattgtctattacctataaactacgtactaataccgacttctaaagagtgaaatcagtgaGAGTGGAGGTCAccatgtactaaaaaaataaaaagttaatacttgaatgagtcacactgcaaagttagtgaAGTAATAACGAAAAACAAAGtgggttaataaaaatattataatgggtTAAGTTAATTGAATGAGACtcgtatatataaatatttcacttggtctcaccttatgttttgtcaatgtacaaagcgaaagtttatgcactgtattgttatacattttcttaattttttctcttgatttcaaatttaatttcatcatcttttgatctttaaagatatattagaattttttctagacatctaatcttaaatgtgattagttaaccaaataattattatactttgtatacaataataaatagattaatatatttgaagatagaaaaagtaatgtattgagaagaataaaaaaaatgttagaattaatactataattatctaatgtcaatattaaatttaacatcctacatttgaaaatgtgtttattgatgtaaagactatgatgataaactaaaaataataatttatttatcattgtaacgtaataataatgtgatcgttattcggaatcagaaaatgatgtatttttacttttttattaaattgtattgatactcacgggaaatttagggttCGATTTCGGcgagtgtcactagtccagacgcatgttcgaaattaccctgagcctgaaatcacgaataagatcgTTAGGAGGGGATCGGGAAGGTGTCCCGGCGTaggcccctccgacgctcaagtcagagactgaggatatatgggagagcaactaagggtgctgctgaaaaatagTATATTGAATCCCCTGAATGAGACAcccaaacctggtatttataggagaatacatgggcCCTGATGGGCTTTTCATCTTGGTTGGAGATGGGCTAGGGGGCCCCACATGTGGTCCGGGCCTAATGGGCCCATGGAATATCACCAGTCTCCCCTTCTCGAGTCGAACTGAATCCTAGGTTCGAAGTTTGATTAATTGCATTGTCCTTGGTTCGCAATATGTGAGTTGTGCAGTTTTCCCCTGCTGCTCACAGTAGTCTCAATAAGTTtgaaaacaaatcaaatcaCAATCCTGCTCTGAAGGAAAAGATCTGGTCCGGACTTTCCATCTAGCATATCCCTTCTCACCTACGCCCAGTCTCTCCTCACCTGCTGCGCGCCCCTTGCGCAATCCCCGCCGCCTTGCACGCCTCGCCATCTCGCTTGTAGCCACACGCCCTCGCCCGACATCATCTCGCACCTACCTCGCCCCACGGCTAGTAGCGCCTCACCCCACGAGCTATCGCCCTTCCTCACCGAGCCCCGCTTCGACACGCTAGTAGCGCTCACCCAACGCTCGCCCAGCACCCCTGCCACGCTCACCCGAGACTCGCCCAGCGCCCACCTCGCCTAGCCTCGCCCCAGCGCTGCTCCACGCTCGCCCAACGCCAGCTCGCCCCACGTCGCTCCACGCTCGCCCAGCGCCCACCTCGCCTAGCCTCGCCCCAGCGCTGCTCTAAGCTCGCCCCACGCCGCTCCACGCTGGACCA contains the following coding sequences:
- the LOC140986741 gene encoding pyridoxal reductase, chloroplastic; protein product: MALSIAFSAPTTHVCCSQNSTISSPTLLKNFKFPRFWPWQKVKVGPLSVSPMGFGTWAWGNQILWGYQESMDSELQQTFNLAVENGINLFDTADSYGTGKLNGQSEKLLGKFIRELKGKKQVQDNIVIATKFAAYPWRLRPNQFVDACKSSLNRMQLDHIGIGQLHWSTANYAPLQERALWDGLVAMYEKGLVRAVGVSNYGPKQLLKIYDYLKERGVPLCSAQVQFSLLSMGKDQVEIKEICNSLDIRLISYSPLGLGMLTGKYTSSNLPRGPRGFLFRQILPGLEPLLNSLKEIAQKRRKSIPQVAINWCICKGTIPIPGVKSVKQAEENLGALGWQLTSDELLQLEYAALESPRKMIQNIFQTR